ctacgttttatatgttgaaaggttttccagaaaatctaccaaaaagtcgcagtattaaaaatgacagcaaattttgagttttctgatctaaaatcgtttcaaaaccgatccaacaaatttttgctcaaaccttttacaacatacatggatttttacgcataataaacataagaacatttaatataacaagatcgatgtataaataaaagattatacatgctttttgatatttaaaattaccgaaacgacgacaccgaagcgggagagatgcgagggttgatccggaacgatttgTGGCTCGATATCTTTGAAGAAAAGAGACGAAAATTGCTTGAAAAATTCaaaggagaggggcggctgctactAGAGACAAGAACCCtagattttctttttttttaaaaaaaaggaatGAATTGTATAAGTGTGTGTTGTGTTATTTACGTGAGTGAGTGTGTGAGAAAGTGTGTGTGTTCGTGAGTTTAGTGTGATTAGAGAGgataaaattgcttaattacctatttaaaatgctaataaaaatGTTAACCCACTAATTACTTTCACAAAGTTTTTCTCTACTTAAAAATAACACGCACCATTGATaagcttttaaaattttgaactttaaaatcacctaataacaaattaggttttaaaaatgctaacaacttaataaatcatttaaaatgcccccaacttaacttaaaataaaatttcacattttaaaattgccaaagtCGTCtctggtctcttttcctcgatctcgcatcgaataatcgtctaaaacatgaaactcaagaaaacatttaacgtgcatcacataaacataaataattaaaataatgaaatttaataaatcatgcatcgctaaaaatcattttaaccttaaataaataatttaacaatttaaataaatgtatgtgttTTACGtttactgaatttgggctctacaatgtAGTAGAAATCAATAAATAACTAAACTCTTACCCAATGTTGAATGGGATAAGACAGATGTTGTCTCTACACATTGCTTCTAACTGGTCAGCAATATGTCGTGATAAGTCATGACCATCTTTTCCAATTGGGCATGTAGGTATGCTTCCGAGATCCACAAGTGAAATATAATCAGCCCCGTCTTCTTCTCTCAAATATTTGTAGAGGTGACTGCACTCAAGTATTACATAACTTGgttataaatatgaaaaaaacaTAGTAAGTTAGACATAACATACCCCATGTAAACCAAAAGTTTTCTAGCGCCTATCTCTCTCATCTCCATAAAGCGTAAGATATCTTCTCTTAGCAACCATATGTTTTTAGGACGTCCAAACATAGCACCCTCAAACTCTATGTATATGGTCTCCGATTCATTCATCAATCTAACAACATGCGAGTAGATATACTTGCACGCCATGGGTAATGTTTTTTCAATATGCTTGAACTTGTTGAGCTGACCGGGAACATCTGAAAGAGAAAATAGTTGAGGTTTTCCCTTCTTCTACAATTTAGAATATTCATACAAGTATTCTAAACTAAATCATTGTCCAAGCAACATATATGACAATTGCAAACACAAAATCAAGAGAAAACTTAAAGTACATGTGTCGTTGGAAAAATTATCAACTCTTTAGACCAACCAACAATGGCTCCAACTGCATCATTGACGATTCTTGGTCCATATTTAATTGGGATTGGAATTTCTGCTTCTTCATCTAAGACAACATCAATAGATACCTTGAAGTTTTGTTCCCTACGTAGAACATGGTGAATCATGATATTTGGACCTCCTTTTGATACTATTGTGCCATACGCCACCACATTTTCATGTTGTTTTATAGCCAGGTggcatttttttttccttttaaaaacaataagatattatatatataaataaatgattgtgaaaaaaaataatttgacttGAAATCAAGAAATATAGAACCTTCATATTTGAAGTGATTCATAACCTTCTTCCACATCATCTGAAAGTTTTGGTTCTTTCATGTCTATGAACTTGTTTGATGATGTAGTCTTGGAAGTTCTATCATTGATGACAGGCATAACACTAGCAAGTTGGGCCTTCAATTTCTCTAATTCAGCCTTTAAACTCTTAGTCTCTTCCAATTGTTCTTTGAAGTTTTCGGCCATGGCTTTTGGGAGATTCCCTATTTTTTCTTGGAGTTTTAAAGAAGACTTGAGGTTTTACAAACCCTCCCACACCTTGAACCCTTCCATAGCTTTCTTGGCTTCCTAAGGCAATGGTTAGCACATCATTCATTCCAGAAGATTTGAACTCtcctttgattttttttcccaaCAAGCCATCCTACAATTAGAGACATAACAAATCAATCCAAAAACCACAGTTTTATTTATCTAGGCAATAtggatatttaataaaaataaacatttacaaTTTTTTCGACGACTTTTGATGTCTCCACATTTATTATGTTGTTAGATTTGTCTTCCCGGGGCTTTACGCCAAAGCACCGATCTATTAATATCTTCATCTTCAGCAAGTATGTTTTTCTATCTACAATTCCGAAATT
The sequence above is a segment of the Primulina tabacum isolate GXHZ01 chromosome 6, ASM2559414v2, whole genome shotgun sequence genome. Coding sequences within it:
- the LOC142548316 gene encoding uncharacterized protein LOC142548316, with product MIHHVLRREQNFKVSIDVVLDEEAEIPIPIKYGPRIVNDAVGAIVGWSKELIIFPTTHKKGKPQLFSLSDVPGQLNKFKHIEKTLPMACKYIYSHVVRLMNESETIYIEFEGAMFGRPKNIWLLREDILRFMEMREIGARKLLVYMGHLYKYLREEDGADYISLVDLGSIPTCPIGKDGHDLSRHIADQLEAMCRDNICLIPFNIGGRFNFSKWVEGEPLAKITEEEVLKFLWKNIVCRFGILRRLISDNGRQFNGKKIMSWCQEMKITQSFTSVAYPQANRQTKVIYSIIVQALKTGLQGKGKD